From Shewanella psychrophila, a single genomic window includes:
- the mraY gene encoding phospho-N-acetylmuramoyl-pentapeptide-transferase: protein MLVYLAEYLTQFYSGFNVFSYVTFRAILGLMTALIFSLWWGPKMIERLQTLQIGQVVRNDGPESHFSKRGTPTMGGILILAGIFISVLLWGDLGSRYVWVVLFVLATFGLIGFIDDYRKVVRKDTKGLIARWKYILQSIAAIVIAFYLYASADTVGETQLVVPFFKDIMPQMGAFFIVLAYFTIVGSSNAVNLTDGLDGLAIMPTVMVAAAFALIAYLSGHVQFANYLHIPYLPGAGELVIVCTAIVGAGLGFLWFNTYPAQVFMGDVGSLALGAALGAIAVLVRQEILLVIMGGVFVMETVSVILQVGSYKLRGQRIFRMAPIHHHYELKGWPEPRVIVRFWIISLFLVLLGLATLKLR from the coding sequence ATGCTGGTCTATCTGGCGGAGTATTTAACTCAGTTTTATTCTGGGTTTAACGTTTTTTCTTATGTCACTTTCAGAGCTATCTTAGGCCTGATGACCGCGTTGATTTTTAGTCTTTGGTGGGGACCGAAGATGATCGAGCGTCTACAAACGCTACAAATTGGGCAGGTTGTGCGCAATGATGGACCAGAATCACACTTTAGTAAGCGTGGCACGCCAACTATGGGCGGTATTCTGATCTTGGCTGGTATCTTTATCAGTGTCCTGCTTTGGGGCGATCTGGGCAGTCGGTATGTTTGGGTCGTGCTATTCGTACTGGCGACCTTTGGTCTTATAGGTTTCATCGATGACTATCGTAAAGTGGTTCGTAAAGACACCAAGGGGTTGATAGCTAGGTGGAAATATATTTTGCAGTCAATAGCAGCCATAGTCATCGCATTTTACCTCTATGCATCTGCGGATACTGTGGGTGAAACCCAACTCGTGGTGCCATTCTTCAAAGATATTATGCCGCAAATGGGGGCTTTCTTCATCGTTTTGGCCTATTTCACCATAGTGGGCTCGAGTAACGCGGTGAATTTAACTGACGGATTAGATGGTTTGGCCATCATGCCTACGGTCATGGTTGCGGCAGCATTTGCCCTGATTGCCTATCTGTCTGGTCACGTGCAGTTTGCTAACTATTTGCATATTCCTTATCTGCCTGGTGCTGGCGAATTAGTGATCGTTTGTACTGCGATTGTGGGTGCAGGGCTTGGGTTCCTCTGGTTTAACACTTACCCCGCACAGGTCTTCATGGGAGATGTTGGATCCCTTGCTCTTGGGGCTGCGTTGGGAGCAATAGCAGTCTTGGTACGTCAAGAAATATTATTGGTCATCATGGGCGGTGTGTTCGTGATGGAAACTGTTTCGGTTATTTTACAGGTCGGATCATACAAACTTCGAGGTCAGCGAATCTTCCGTATGGCACCTATTCATCATCATTATGAACTGAAAGGTTGGCCCGAGCCCAGAGTGATAGTTAGATTCTGGATTATTTCACTGTTCTTGGTTCTGCTTGGCCTTGCCACGCTGAAGTTAAGGTAA
- the murE gene encoding UDP-N-acetylmuramoyl-L-alanyl-D-glutamate--2,6-diaminopimelate ligase yields the protein MRLSDLLAPWLHYSGAESFNNISLDSRAIAGGDLFIAVPGHLVDGRKFVHAAFEKGAIAALVHTDEPTEHGQLKIEQADSPQVLFFQLNQKLSAIGAQAYPLGAHRLKLVGITGTNGKTSITQLMAQLVAFLGKQASLMGTLGNGLWGDLVDSGNTTADPITISAQLQAFNLAGADLCAMEVSSHGLIQGRIEAVPFDVAVFTNLSRDHLDYHGTMLAYGDAKKKLFQFPSLQNSLINLDDEVGRQWLFEAQSAKYLGFSICSAHADTASIFTQDNHQHHQGVTATLVWPDGQAKLASPLLGSFNLSNLIAALGALYLIGYDMQAMVASVPQLKPVEGRMERFTTTNGVTIVVDYAHTPDAIEQALKALRGHCEGQLWCLFGCGGDRDKGKRPLMAQAAEHYADNVMVTSDNARSESPEVIIEEILAGLKSPERALTQVNREKAIRQVVALAKPGDLILLAGKGHETYQEIAGKRLDYDERALAKSLAGEQI from the coding sequence ATGCGTTTAAGTGATCTTTTAGCGCCTTGGCTGCATTACTCTGGGGCGGAATCGTTTAATAACATATCATTAGACAGCAGAGCTATTGCTGGCGGGGATCTGTTTATTGCGGTTCCGGGGCATCTCGTCGACGGCAGAAAGTTTGTTCATGCTGCATTTGAGAAAGGGGCGATAGCAGCCTTAGTCCATACTGACGAGCCTACTGAACATGGTCAGCTCAAAATTGAGCAAGCTGACTCACCTCAGGTGCTATTTTTTCAGTTAAACCAGAAGTTGTCGGCAATCGGGGCACAAGCATATCCATTAGGTGCCCATAGACTTAAGCTCGTCGGTATTACAGGGACTAATGGCAAGACATCCATCACTCAATTGATGGCTCAGCTAGTAGCATTTCTGGGCAAGCAAGCTTCCTTGATGGGCACCTTAGGCAACGGTTTATGGGGAGACTTAGTCGACAGTGGCAATACCACGGCCGATCCCATTACTATTTCGGCCCAGTTACAAGCTTTTAATCTGGCGGGTGCAGACTTGTGTGCCATGGAAGTATCCAGTCATGGGCTTATTCAAGGACGTATTGAAGCGGTGCCATTCGATGTCGCCGTTTTTACTAATTTGAGTCGAGATCATTTAGATTACCACGGCACTATGCTGGCTTATGGCGATGCAAAGAAAAAGTTATTCCAGTTTCCATCCTTGCAAAACAGCCTGATCAATCTCGATGATGAAGTTGGACGTCAGTGGCTCTTTGAGGCTCAATCGGCTAAGTACTTAGGCTTCAGTATCTGTTCGGCACATGCCGATACGGCAAGTATATTCACCCAAGATAACCATCAACACCATCAAGGTGTTACAGCTACGTTAGTCTGGCCCGACGGGCAGGCTAAGTTGGCATCACCCCTGCTAGGCTCTTTCAATCTCTCCAATTTAATCGCCGCCTTGGGTGCCTTGTATCTGATTGGTTATGATATGCAGGCCATGGTGGCCTCGGTGCCTCAACTTAAACCTGTTGAGGGAAGGATGGAACGGTTTACCACAACAAATGGTGTGACCATAGTGGTCGATTATGCACATACCCCGGATGCTATAGAACAAGCTCTAAAGGCGTTGCGAGGCCATTGTGAAGGTCAGTTATGGTGTTTATTTGGCTGTGGAGGCGATCGTGATAAGGGTAAAAGGCCACTGATGGCCCAAGCAGCCGAACACTACGCCGATAACGTAATGGTCACCAGCGATAATGCCAGGAGTGAATCTCCCGAAGTCATCATAGAGGAAATATTAGCGGGTTTGAAATCCCCTGAACGGGCGTTAACCCAAGTGAACCGGGAGAAAGCCATCAGACAAGTTGTCGCCTTAGCAAAACCAGGGGATCTTATCTTGTTGGCGGGGAAAGGACATGAAACCTATCAGGAAATAGCTGGTAAACGCTTGGATTATGATGAGAGAGCATTAGCGAAATCACTGGCGGGGGAGCAGATATGA
- a CDS encoding UDP-N-acetylmuramoyl-tripeptide--D-alanyl-D-alanine ligase yields the protein MIPLNLSDICQRLNARLVGADGEIHHVSSDSRAIPEQTLFVALKGDKFDGHDFASTAVENGATALLVEHELPLNIAQLIVKDTQKAMGELGAHIKELIQPKSVALTGSNGKTSVKEMVATILSQRHKVLYTAGNFNNEIGVPLTLLRLEADDEFGVFELGANHKGEIDHTSSLVKPDVALVNNVASAHLEGFGSLEGVASAKSEIFNHLSQAGTAVINADDQFASVMLSASADFTRLTFGVEAEADIQASDLEADLMGCYRFKLSYLQEVVLIALPLSGRHQVSNALAATAICLSFGLTLDEIKLGLSLLEPVKGRMLPTQLGRVRVIDDSYNANPASVTAAVDWLQKIEGHRCLVLGDLGELGDNACLLHTELGELAKQRGLESLFTLGELSANASRAFGVDGYIRLELLVEGLIKNIKQLQGNVTVLVKGSRSARMERVVEALILAYGRGEFV from the coding sequence ATGATCCCATTGAACTTGTCGGATATATGTCAACGCTTGAATGCTAGGCTAGTGGGCGCCGACGGTGAAATTCATCATGTTTCCAGTGACAGCCGGGCTATCCCAGAGCAAACTCTGTTTGTCGCCTTGAAAGGCGACAAATTCGATGGACATGATTTTGCTAGCACGGCAGTGGAAAATGGGGCGACGGCTCTGTTGGTCGAGCACGAATTGCCATTGAATATCGCGCAACTGATCGTTAAAGATACCCAGAAGGCGATGGGAGAACTTGGGGCTCACATAAAAGAGCTTATCCAGCCTAAATCCGTTGCGTTAACAGGGTCGAATGGCAAGACCAGCGTTAAGGAGATGGTGGCAACCATCTTATCTCAAAGGCACAAGGTGTTGTATACCGCAGGAAATTTCAATAATGAAATAGGCGTGCCTTTGACACTCTTACGCCTAGAGGCTGATGATGAATTTGGCGTGTTCGAGTTAGGCGCTAATCACAAGGGAGAGATAGACCACACCTCTTCTTTGGTCAAGCCTGATGTGGCCTTAGTCAACAATGTGGCTTCGGCGCACTTGGAGGGCTTTGGTTCCCTTGAAGGCGTTGCCAGTGCCAAGTCTGAAATATTCAATCATTTATCACAGGCTGGAACTGCAGTTATCAATGCAGACGATCAATTCGCGTCAGTCATGTTATCAGCATCAGCTGATTTTACTCGGCTGACATTTGGAGTTGAGGCTGAGGCAGATATTCAGGCATCGGATCTTGAAGCCGATCTTATGGGCTGTTATCGCTTCAAATTGAGTTACTTGCAAGAAGTGGTTTTGATAGCCTTGCCGCTATCAGGGCGTCACCAGGTGAGTAATGCCCTAGCCGCTACGGCCATCTGCTTATCATTTGGATTAACCCTAGATGAAATAAAATTAGGCTTGTCACTTCTGGAGCCTGTCAAAGGTAGAATGCTGCCCACTCAATTGGGGCGGGTTCGTGTGATCGATGATAGCTATAACGCAAACCCAGCTTCAGTTACCGCCGCAGTTGATTGGCTTCAAAAAATTGAAGGTCATCGCTGTTTAGTGCTGGGTGATTTGGGAGAATTGGGCGACAATGCGTGCCTTTTGCACACTGAGCTAGGCGAACTAGCAAAACAAAGAGGCCTAGAATCACTGTTTACCTTAGGTGAACTCAGTGCTAATGCGAGTCGTGCCTTCGGGGTCGATGGCTATATTCGCCTCGAGCTCTTGGTAGAAGGTTTAATAAAAAATATTAAGCAATTACAAGGTAATGTAACTGTTTTGGTCAAAGGATCACGTAGCGCCAGAATGGAGCGCGTGGTCGAAGCTTTAATACTTGCCTACGGGCGCGGGGAGTTTGTTTAA